In Dermacentor variabilis isolate Ectoservices chromosome 1, ASM5094787v1, whole genome shotgun sequence, the genomic stretch gtagcattcaagaattcgtttgcagcatctttggcaatagcATTGCAAttattgatgtatttgatctctcgacaaattctataaggaggaggccgaactCCAACGTAAGCCCCcccaacgaaatttctggctacgccactggcgtgTACGAAGTGAATAAGGTAGGAGATAGGGTAACCTTCTTCCTCTTTTTCACCGCAATGCTTGTGCGGGGCACCCGAAGCTTTGATCACTTTCTACTAGCATGCCGTCGATCTAGAAATCAGAGGAAGAAATTAGAATTTTCATTCCGAAAATTGGGTATTTCTGTAACTATACTCAAAATATATTCTCCTCCGGGGTTTGTTCATCGGGCTTTAGCCATAGGAACATCTGCGTGGCCATTTGCGACTATCTCTGTGACACAAGAAGGCTACCACGTTAATTCTCGAAATCAATAATTGGATATATCATTAACTCGCTGACTGTGTCTTCGAAATTATCCTAATACCACCTATTTGCTCTTTATACATAATtacaaatatttttatttctgtgCCTGGTACGTAAACCTATTTTTTAATTAACATGAACTTCACCCTGATTTACTTTTCCGTTTAGGTTTTTCTCTCTTCCCTCTAACCTTTAACCGGCGGCTTCTTGGTGGCCAATTATCCGTAGTGGGTGAGCGCCACAAGggaggagcaagcaagcaagcaggcacCGCGCGGTGCGCGTGAGTCGGCGCGATGGATCCGGCTCGTTCCGCGTAGTGGTGCCATGGAACCCATCTTTGCCTCCGACGACATGCACGTGAGCGCCAACGGCGGGGCAGCCTTCAGCGCGGCGGCCAGCGCCGGCCACGCCGTCCACGCGGTCAACAACATCAGCTCCTGGGGCAACGTGATCGCAGCCAACGCCAGCAGGGCACGCAAGCTGGCCCGCAGGGACGACCTCGCCGCGGCAAAGGTCAGC encodes the following:
- the LOC142562232 gene encoding uncharacterized protein LOC142562232 — protein: MEPIFASDDMHVSANGGAAFSAAASAGHAVHAVNNISSWGNVIAANASRARKLARRDDLAAAKVVGIWLGCFFIIFLVVGIPNYIQKKMREAQENNERASAHGGLERRLSTGELRSAE